In uncultured Cohaesibacter sp., a genomic segment contains:
- a CDS encoding 5'-methylthioadenosine/S-adenosylhomocysteine nucleosidase (Enables the cleavage of the glycosidic bond in both 5'-methylthioadenosine and S-adenosylhomocysteine), which translates to MDYEIKTVAGKRILYVMAVDAEYGDHLRAKIVPLMTGVGPVESAITVASFLARLVASGQKPDLVVSLGSAGSATLEQTEVYQATSISYRDMDTSPLGFEKGKTPFIDLPVDVPMPFRIPDVREARLSTGGNIVSGVAYDAIDADMVDMESFAVLRACMFHDVPMIGLRGISDGKEELTHVSDWKEYLHVVDENLAKVVVQLERSITYGLIRL; encoded by the coding sequence GCGCATCCTCTATGTCATGGCGGTCGACGCCGAATATGGCGATCACCTGCGCGCTAAAATCGTGCCTCTGATGACCGGCGTGGGGCCGGTCGAATCTGCAATTACCGTTGCATCCTTCCTTGCCAGACTGGTGGCTTCCGGTCAGAAGCCGGATCTGGTGGTTTCTCTCGGCTCGGCGGGCTCGGCCACGCTGGAACAGACGGAAGTCTATCAGGCGACGTCTATCAGTTATCGCGACATGGACACATCACCCTTGGGCTTCGAGAAGGGCAAAACACCCTTCATCGATCTGCCGGTGGATGTGCCGATGCCCTTCCGCATTCCCGATGTCAGGGAAGCGCGCCTTTCCACCGGAGGCAATATTGTCTCGGGGGTGGCCTATGATGCGATTGATGCGGATATGGTGGATATGGAGAGCTTTGCGGTGTTGCGCGCCTGTATGTTTCATGATGTCCCGATGATCGGCCTGCGCGGCATTTCCGATGGCAAGGAAGAACTCACCCATGTCAGCGACTGGAAGGAATATCTCCATGTCGTTGATGAAAATCTCGCCAAGGTCGTGGTGCAGCTGGAGCGTTCCATCACTTACGGTCTGATCCGCCTCTGA